A single Drosophila miranda strain MSH22 chromosome XR, D.miranda_PacBio2.1, whole genome shotgun sequence DNA region contains:
- the LOC108151441 gene encoding serine protease 1-like, whose translation MRLSCAILLLASALAFASGSPTFNRTERIVNGYPANEGKAPYIVGLFLLNDGSNSAAVGAGTIISNTWVLTAAHCLTTDSVDINYGSNWGWNGLYKHNVRRENFILHPGFGNSDGHDIGLIRTPYVEFTNVVSSIPLPKFDQQGDRFEGWWCVACGWGGMDNGNLADWLQCIDVQIISNNECAQSYGSVASTDMCTRQSDGRSVCGGDSGGPLVTQDSPMLVGVITFASTSCKNGPSGYTRVTDHLEWIRDNSGVAYY comes from the coding sequence ATGAGGCTATCGTGCGCAATTCTACTGTTGGCCTCCGCCTTGGCTTTTGCTAGTGGAAGTCCCACTTTCAATCGTACCGAACGAATTGTCAATGGCTATCCAGCCAACGAAGGCAAGGCTCCCTACATTGTCGGCCTGTTCCTGCTCAACGACGGCAGCAACAGCGCAGCCGTCGGGGCTGGCACCATAATATCCAACACTTGGGTTCTGACGGCGGCCCACTGCCTCACCACGGACTCCGTGGACATCAACTACGGCTCAAACTGGGGCTGGAACGGCCTGTACAAGCACAACGTCAGGAGGGAGAACTTTATCCTTCATCCAGGCTTTGGCAACTCGGATGGCCACGACATCGGCCTCATCCGCACTCCGTATGTGGAGTTCACCAATGTGGTCAGCAGCATTCCTCTCCCGAAGTTCGACCAACAGGGAGATCGCTTCGAGGGCTGGTGGTGCGTCGCCTGCGGCTGGGGAGGCATGGACAATGGCAATCTCGCTGACTGGCTCCAGTGCATCGACGTGCAGATCATCAGCAACAATGAGTGTGCCCAATCCTATGGCTCTGTGGCCAGCACTGACATGTGCACAAGACAGTCGGACGGACGGTCCGTCTGCGGTGGCGACTCTGGTGGCCCTCTGGTCACGCAGGACAGCCCAATGCTGGTGGGCGTGATAACCTTTGCCTCCACCTCGTGCAAGAATGGACCTTCCGGCTACACCCGTGTCACCGATCACTTGGAATGGATTCGCGATAACTCAGGAGTGGCCTATTACTAA
- the LOC108151440 gene encoding serine protease 1-like, producing MKLSLAVLFLASALAFAKGNRTEDLSPDNVIVNGYPAYEGKAPYIVGLFLFTDGSNSAAVGAGSVISHNWVLTAAHCLTTDSVDIHYGSNRGWNGLYKHHVRKENFIRHPGFGNSAGHDIGLIRTPYVEYTNVVNRIPLPKFGQKGERFVNWWTVLCGWGGMANGNLADWLQCMDVQIISNDECARSYGSVASTDMCTRLSDGKSACGGDSGGPLVTHDNPTQVGVITFASGNCKSGPSGYTRVTDHLDWIREKSGVAYY from the coding sequence ATGAAACTATCGTTGGCAGTTTTGTTTTTGGCTTCTGCTTTAGCATTCGCTAAAGGCAATCGTACTGAGGATCTAAGCCCGGATAACGTGATCGTCAATGGCTATCCAGCCTACGAAGGCAAGGCTCCCTACATTGTTGGCCTCTTCCTGTTCACGGACGGCAGCAACAGCGCAGCCGTCGGGGCAGGCAGCGTGATATCCCATAACTGGGTCCTGACCGCGGCCCACTGCCTCACCACGGACTCAGTGGACATCCACTACGGATCGAATCGGGGCTGGAACGGCCTGTACAAGCACCACGTCAGGAAGGAGAACTTCATCCGTCATCCAGGCTTTGGCAACTCGGCTGGCCACGACATCGGCCTCATCCGCACTCCGTATGTGGAGTACACCAACGTTGTCAACAGGATCCCCCTTCCGAAGTTTGGACAAAAGGGAGAACGCTTCGTGAACTGGTGGACCGTCCTTTGCGGCTGGGGTGGCATGGCCAATGGCAATCTCGCTGACTGGCTCCAGTGCATGGACGTGCAGATCATCAGCAACGACGAGTGTGCCAGGAGCTACGGCTCTGTGGCCAGCACCGACATGTGCACCAGGCTGTCGGATGGCAAGAGTGCCTGCGGTGGTGACTCTGGTGGCCCTCTGGTCACACACGACAATCCCACCCAGGTGGGCGTTATAACCTTTGCCTCCGGCAACTGTAAGAGTGGACCTTCCGGCTACACCCGTGTCACCGATCACTTGGACTGGATACGCGAAAAATCCGGAGTGGCCTATTACTAA